From one Actinomyces sp. Marseille-P3109 genomic stretch:
- a CDS encoding DUF4242 domain-containing protein — MSLQLFELVPATPSREAAQALIARVSQAVEAAGASVLESQVTASHERIFTVVELDSDDATALTEAVKAAAADAEVTGPDEVRLVGAQIEDVRALARKADYLVEWDIPEEISMETYLARKKANSPKYAQVPEVSFLRTYVREDTVKCLCFYDAPDEEAVVRAREAVSTPIDRLHALEG; from the coding sequence ATGTCGCTCCAGCTCTTCGAGCTCGTCCCCGCCACGCCGTCGCGAGAGGCCGCCCAGGCCCTCATCGCCCGGGTCTCCCAGGCCGTTGAGGCCGCCGGCGCCTCCGTCCTGGAGTCGCAGGTGACCGCCAGCCACGAGCGCATCTTCACCGTCGTCGAGCTCGACTCCGACGACGCCACCGCCCTGACCGAGGCCGTGAAGGCCGCCGCGGCCGACGCCGAGGTCACCGGCCCCGACGAGGTCCGCCTCGTGGGCGCCCAGATCGAGGACGTGCGCGCCCTGGCCCGCAAGGCCGACTACCTCGTGGAGTGGGACATTCCCGAGGAGATCTCCATGGAGACCTACCTCGCCCGCAAGAAGGCCAACTCCCCCAAGTACGCCCAGGTCCCGGAGGTGAGCTTCCTGCGCACCTACGTGCGTGAGGACACGGTCAAGTGCCTGTGCTTCTACGACGCCCCTGACGAGGAGGCCGTGGTGCGCGCCCGCGAGGCCGTCTCCACCCCGATCGACCGCCTCCACGCCCTGGAGGGCTGA